In Vibrio echinoideorum, the sequence TTTATAGGGTCAGTGGCGTTAAATGGTAAAACTCGACATCGAATAAAAACCATACTACACCTGTTCAAACAAAACAGACTTCTAACTAATACAGGTACTCAAATGAAAAAGATTGCACTTAAAATTGTAGGACTAACGGTTTTGGCTTCTGCGCTAACTGGTTGTATCGGCAGCAACGCCGTAACAGGGAAAGTGATGAAATTTAACGTTGAAGTTGTCGATAACCGTTATGCCCGCGCAGGTGTGAACTTCTTATTAGCGCCTGTATACGGTATTACTACCGCCGCCGACTATGTTGTATTTAACTCTCTAGAGTTTTGGACAGGTAAAAACCCGATCAGCGGATCGCCACACATCTTTGATACCAAAACAGATACCCACTTCAAAGTGAATGACGAACTGGATTCGAGCCTTAAAGAGGCGCCTGTAGGACCGATTTCAAACAATCGAACCATTGAGACTGGTGAAATGTTGAAGATCGACGAAAACACCGTTCAAATGGACATCGTCTATACCTCTGGTGAAACCGCGACGTTGACTGGTATCAAAGATGGTCAGAATGTTAGCTACTATATGGATGGTCAGCTTGTATCGCAAACGACTATCGCTGAGCTAGAAAAGATACAAGGCACTGACGTATAAGGCATTAATTCTTCATTACTTTAATGCTCCAAAGCTTAGATAATGGCCTAATAATGGCCTAATAATGGCACGATAATAAAAAAGCCCGGCAATTGCCGGGCTTTTTGTATGCACTCTATTGGGATTGAGATTGAGCAAGCCGAATACTCACCAAGCTCGCCACCATGATGGCTAAATAGAAACTACCGATGATAGATTCCATAAACACAAAGAACTGAGCAATAGGCAAAGTCGGTGAAATATCCCCATAACCAACCGTAGTCAAAGTGATGAAACTGAAGTACATCGCATTGAACAAATTCGTTAGCCAGAATTGCTCTTCTAACCCATTAAACGCATTTGGGAAGATTTCCAAAATCAACAAATAGATGGTCGACCAAGCAAATCCCAACAATAAGTAAATACAGATAGAGCCGATAATATGATTAGGTGTCACCGTTGTCGCTTTCATCACCTGTTTTAACGCCGAGTAAATGTGTGAAAACAAAAACATAGCTAAGGCAGACAGTGTCACTATCGACAGGTTATAGCCTTCCAAAAACGAAAACACACCGGACACCGTCGCCGTTATCAGCAATAATCCATACCAAGAACGGTACAAGGCTCGCTCTTTATGTATACCAACAATTGAACTCGCTAGAGTAATGATGATAAGGAATAGTATCGTTTTCTGGCCTTGCGGATAAAACTGCTGCATCACCGCACAACCAAAAAACAA encodes:
- a CDS encoding DUF3332 domain-containing protein, which produces MKKIALKIVGLTVLASALTGCIGSNAVTGKVMKFNVEVVDNRYARAGVNFLLAPVYGITTAADYVVFNSLEFWTGKNPISGSPHIFDTKTDTHFKVNDELDSSLKEAPVGPISNNRTIETGEMLKIDENTVQMDIVYTSGETATLTGIKDGQNVSYYMDGQLVSQTTIAELEKIQGTDV
- a CDS encoding potassium channel family protein yields the protein MKAVSKDDNFYFLFYALLVLFFGCAVMQQFYPQGQKTILFLIIITLASSIVGIHKERALYRSWYGLLLITATVSGVFSFLEGYNLSIVTLSALAMFLFSHIYSALKQVMKATTVTPNHIIGSICIYLLLGFAWSTIYLLILEIFPNAFNGLEEQFWLTNLFNAMYFSFITLTTVGYGDISPTLPIAQFFVFMESIIGSFYLAIMVASLVSIRLAQSQSQ